Proteins found in one Bacillales bacterium genomic segment:
- a CDS encoding YhfC family intramembrane metalloprotease — protein MVSPLTIVFLILTGIVSLALPIVVLIYVRQKWGVSWRAMIVGVLVFIVFSQVLEKALHVYVLMINDTTAEWLKNPYWYALYGGLAAALFEEFGRLVGFRYFLKNQRTFTDGLSYGIGHGGIEAWLVGALATVQFTAFAILINTGGFAPLVASAGPGASQLLAVKDQLLHTSPFTALLGAFERIFAFTLQLALSLLVLKAVRTRRKVYFAAAVLIHAAVDFIAALGQKLSFSLWLIEGFLFIVAVVAALWINSEKTS, from the coding sequence TTGGTCAGTCCTTTAACGATTGTTTTTCTCATTTTAACAGGTATCGTATCGCTCGCTTTGCCGATCGTGGTTCTCATCTATGTGCGGCAAAAATGGGGCGTATCGTGGAGGGCGATGATCGTCGGTGTACTCGTGTTCATCGTTTTTTCGCAAGTGCTTGAGAAAGCGTTGCATGTTTATGTGCTGATGATCAACGACACGACGGCTGAATGGCTGAAAAATCCTTACTGGTATGCGTTGTACGGCGGTTTGGCGGCTGCGCTTTTTGAGGAGTTCGGTCGGCTCGTCGGATTTCGATATTTTTTAAAAAATCAACGCACTTTCACGGATGGACTTTCGTATGGAATCGGCCATGGAGGCATTGAGGCATGGCTCGTCGGTGCTTTGGCGACCGTACAATTCACCGCTTTCGCGATTCTTATCAATACCGGCGGTTTTGCGCCGCTCGTTGCCTCCGCAGGACCTGGCGCCTCACAGCTGCTTGCCGTCAAGGATCAATTGCTTCATACGTCACCGTTTACCGCTTTGCTTGGTGCATTCGAAAGAATTTTCGCGTTCACGCTGCAGCTCGCGCTCTCGTTGCTCGTTTTGAAAGCGGTGCGCACGCGGCGAAAAGTTTATTTTGCGGCAGCTGTCCTCATTCATGCGGCCGTCGATTTCATTGCCGCACTCGGCCAAAAGCTTTCCTTCAGCCTTTGGCTGATCGAAGGTTTTTTGTTCATCGTCGCCGTTGTCGCTGCGCTGTGGATCAACTCCGAAAAAACAAGCTGA
- a CDS encoding IS256 family transposase → MTQLNLTVSLEDLKDQVANSELDAVMKSSLVLVLNECMKKERDEYLNAKAYERTDRRFDYRNGYYERDYLISMGKIKLSVPRTRNGEFSPSVFERYKRADQAIVLSMMEMVVNGVSTRKITRVIEQLCGENVSKSFVSNVTKKLDPIVNEWANRPLNLMYYQYIYTDAMYIKVREHQRVVSKAVYVAIGVNAKHKREIIGLNVNHGESKEGWTQFFDKLKSRGLQSPKMIISDAHKGLKKAIHESFVGASWQRCTFHFKHNIVNQMPKKNTEEARNALKRIFEAPNMETARALKDEFIETYEDQKGFQKAIEILDEGFEDAIQFMNEPISYHVQLRTTNNLERLNAEIRRREKVIRIFPNTQSAFRLIGAVLMEYEKEMDKGNRKFLQRRNQA, encoded by the coding sequence ATGACCCAACTCAATCTTACCGTAAGCCTTGAAGATTTAAAAGACCAGGTAGCCAACTCCGAATTAGATGCTGTCATGAAATCATCTCTCGTTCTCGTTCTTAATGAATGCATGAAGAAAGAGCGAGATGAGTACTTGAATGCAAAGGCGTATGAAAGAACAGATCGTCGCTTCGATTACCGGAACGGCTACTATGAGCGTGATTATCTGATCTCCATGGGCAAGATTAAGTTATCTGTGCCACGCACGCGAAATGGCGAATTTTCTCCTTCTGTGTTTGAACGATATAAACGTGCGGATCAGGCCATCGTCCTTTCGATGATGGAAATGGTCGTCAACGGCGTTTCAACACGGAAAATCACTAGAGTCATAGAACAACTATGTGGGGAAAACGTATCAAAATCCTTTGTATCAAACGTCACGAAGAAACTTGATCCGATCGTGAATGAATGGGCGAATCGACCGCTAAACCTCATGTACTATCAATATATTTACACGGATGCGATGTACATAAAAGTCCGAGAACATCAACGCGTAGTTTCAAAGGCGGTTTACGTAGCGATAGGCGTCAATGCTAAACACAAACGGGAGATTATTGGTCTGAATGTCAATCACGGTGAATCGAAAGAAGGGTGGACACAGTTTTTTGATAAGTTAAAGTCCAGAGGGCTTCAATCCCCAAAAATGATCATTTCAGATGCTCATAAAGGCTTGAAAAAGGCGATTCATGAATCGTTTGTCGGAGCCAGTTGGCAACGCTGCACCTTTCACTTCAAACATAATATTGTGAACCAGATGCCGAAGAAAAATACAGAAGAAGCCAGAAATGCGCTGAAACGAATATTTGAGGCACCGAACATGGAGACGGCTCGAGCATTAAAGGATGAATTCATCGAAACGTATGAAGATCAAAAAGGATTCCAAAAGGCGATTGAAATTCTAGATGAGGGATTTGAGGACGCGATACAATTCATGAACGAGCCGATCAGTTATCATGTTCAGTTACGTACGACGAATAATCTGGAGAGATTGAATGCTGAAATTCGGAGAAGGGAAAAAGTGATTCGGATTTTTCCAAATACGCAATCCGCTTTCCGTCTCATTGGGGCTGTGTTGATGGAATATGAAAAAGAGATGGATAAGGGGAATCGAAAATTTTTACAGAGAAGGAATCAAGCTTGA
- the rnhC gene encoding ribonuclease HIII produces the protein MRQTVLKCSKQTLERMKAHYGPYIQSKKPGASLFFAKPPGCAVTAYLSGKVLFQGKTCETEAARWQGESTAAKKKAPTAGDTRWLPPKNLATLSVIGSDEVGTGDYFGPMTVTAAFIASDQLKELQSVGLKDSKQLSDLQIDALAETIKPLITYKQLTLANRKYNELFEGGMNQGKMKAMLHNHAIRHVIHQLKEEGTPYDGILIDQFAKPGVYYNYLKGQPEIINDRVWFQTKAEGLHLSVAAASIIARQAFVKEMDALSEKVGMGLPKGAGAQVDAAAAQLIREQGKDVLRDVAKLHFANTQKAFELTRQ, from the coding sequence GTGAGACAAACGGTATTAAAATGTTCGAAACAGACGTTGGAACGCATGAAAGCTCATTACGGGCCTTACATACAGTCAAAAAAACCGGGAGCAAGCTTATTTTTCGCCAAACCGCCCGGGTGCGCCGTCACCGCCTATTTATCTGGAAAAGTGTTGTTTCAAGGAAAAACGTGTGAAACGGAAGCTGCACGTTGGCAAGGAGAAAGTACCGCTGCAAAAAAGAAGGCACCGACTGCTGGAGATACGAGATGGCTGCCGCCGAAAAATTTAGCGACACTTTCCGTGATTGGCTCGGACGAAGTGGGGACCGGAGATTATTTCGGACCGATGACCGTGACAGCCGCATTCATTGCAAGTGATCAGCTGAAAGAGTTGCAAAGCGTCGGATTGAAAGATTCGAAGCAACTTTCCGATTTGCAAATTGACGCACTAGCGGAGACGATCAAGCCGCTTATTACTTATAAGCAGCTGACGCTGGCGAACCGAAAATACAATGAATTGTTTGAAGGCGGCATGAACCAAGGAAAAATGAAAGCGATGCTTCATAATCATGCGATCCGCCACGTCATTCATCAGTTAAAAGAAGAAGGGACGCCGTATGACGGCATCCTGATCGACCAGTTTGCAAAACCCGGCGTTTACTACAATTATTTAAAAGGACAGCCGGAGATCATCAACGATCGTGTTTGGTTCCAGACGAAAGCGGAGGGGCTTCACCTTTCGGTGGCAGCCGCCTCGATCATCGCGCGCCAAGCATTCGTGAAAGAAATGGATGCGTTAAGCGAAAAAGTCGGCATGGGGTTGCCGAAAGGCGCCGGCGCACAGGTCGATGCTGCGGCAGCGCAGCTCATCCGGGAGCAAGGCAAAGATGTGCTTCGTGACGTCGCCAAGCTGCATTTTGCGAATACCCAAAAAGCTTTTGAGTTAACGCGTCAGTGA
- a CDS encoding CvpA family protein, with the protein MNVRMPSKFLRGLVKRQYQYVFIKKGKSRNVQMLTLIILVVLIAGFFIGLRRGLIYEIIHLTGFVAAFIVAYLYFDDIASRLRLWIPYPGSGAGEGVAFFSDALNLEEAYYRGIAFAMLFFGTKIILHILGTMLDFLAELPLLRTVNRWLGGAFGFVEVYLLVFLLLSFAALVPLDFIQNAVGQSGLAQTIVQHTPIFSAQIKELWMSPGGV; encoded by the coding sequence ATGAATGTGCGTATGCCGTCGAAATTTTTGCGAGGGCTCGTGAAACGACAATATCAATACGTGTTCATAAAAAAAGGAAAGTCGAGGAATGTGCAGATGCTGACGTTGATTATTTTGGTTGTCTTGATTGCCGGGTTTTTCATCGGTCTCCGGCGCGGTCTCATTTATGAAATCATCCATTTGACCGGTTTTGTTGCCGCCTTTATTGTCGCTTATCTCTATTTTGACGATATTGCTTCGCGGCTGCGGCTGTGGATTCCGTATCCCGGTTCCGGAGCCGGAGAGGGCGTCGCTTTTTTTTCGGACGCTTTGAATTTGGAAGAAGCGTATTATCGGGGGATCGCTTTTGCGATGTTGTTTTTCGGGACGAAGATCATTCTACATATTCTCGGAACGATGCTTGATTTTCTCGCCGAACTGCCGCTGCTGCGGACGGTGAATCGCTGGCTTGGCGGCGCTTTCGGCTTCGTCGAAGTATACTTGCTCGTATTTTTGCTTCTGTCCTTTGCCGCGTTAGTCCCGCTCGATTTTATCCAAAACGCGGTCGGTCAGTCCGGGCTGGCGCAAACAATTGTCCAACATACACCGATATTCTCGGCGCAAATCAAGGAGCTCTGGATGTCCCCGGGCGGGGTTTAA
- the polX gene encoding DNA polymerase/3'-5' exonuclease PolX, translating into MNKKDIVKALETIAVYLEIQGENSFKVSAYRRAAQALESDERSLAAIGDVSRLKGIGSGTAAVIDELKETGRSSLLEQLTEAIPNGLLPLLHLPGLGGKKIARLYGELGVTDLTSLEKVCREGQVRGLSGFGKKSEEKLLAAIEEVGKRPDRLPVAYMLRAAEEIERQLREIPSVQRFSRAGSLRRLSETVKDLDFVVATEDPQACRAAILALAGISEIVNQGNTKLTVAFAFDYEVQADFRLVEPDAYATALHHFTGSKEHNVKMRQLAKARGEKISEYGIETIETGEVSTFTDEAAFFAHFGLKEIPPELRVGGEEINKFETDVRLISESDVRADLHMHTTWSDGAYTIEEMAEAARQLGYEYIAITDHSKSLVVAKGLDEEKLARQREEICRLNEKYDDFTLFSGTEMDILPNGRLDFEDEVLAKLDFVIASIHSSFSQSRKQIMERLKTAIYNPHVDLVAHPTGRLIGRRKGYDVDVAQLIEWARETDTALELNANPNRFDLAANWLRLAQEAGVRLSVNTDAHYKENLTYMKVGISFAKKGWIRPETVINTYTKQQFLAFLNRNRGEPRSS; encoded by the coding sequence GTGAATAAGAAAGACATCGTGAAAGCGCTCGAAACGATCGCCGTTTATCTTGAGATTCAAGGTGAAAATTCATTTAAAGTGAGTGCTTACCGAAGAGCTGCACAAGCGCTTGAAAGCGATGAACGGAGTCTCGCAGCCATCGGCGACGTATCCCGGCTGAAAGGAATCGGCAGCGGCACCGCTGCGGTGATCGACGAACTGAAGGAAACCGGCCGGTCTTCGCTGCTCGAGCAATTGACGGAAGCCATCCCGAACGGGTTGCTTCCGTTGTTGCATCTTCCCGGACTTGGCGGGAAAAAGATTGCGAGGCTGTATGGGGAGCTCGGCGTGACAGATCTCACGTCGTTGGAGAAAGTTTGCCGGGAAGGCCAAGTGCGCGGGCTTTCCGGTTTCGGGAAGAAATCGGAAGAAAAACTATTGGCGGCGATCGAGGAGGTCGGGAAGCGGCCGGACCGATTGCCGGTGGCGTACATGCTGCGGGCAGCGGAGGAAATCGAGCGGCAATTGCGGGAGATTCCGTCGGTGCAACGATTTTCACGGGCCGGAAGTCTCCGTCGGCTGAGTGAAACGGTGAAAGATTTGGATTTTGTGGTGGCGACCGAAGATCCGCAAGCTTGTCGAGCGGCGATTTTGGCGCTTGCAGGCATATCGGAAATCGTCAATCAAGGCAACACGAAATTAACCGTTGCATTTGCGTTCGATTACGAGGTGCAAGCCGATTTCCGTCTCGTTGAACCCGATGCATATGCGACGGCTCTGCATCATTTTACTGGTTCGAAGGAACATAATGTGAAGATGCGTCAGCTGGCGAAAGCGCGCGGGGAGAAAATCAGCGAATACGGGATCGAAACCATTGAAACAGGAGAAGTGTCAACGTTTACTGACGAAGCCGCGTTCTTTGCCCATTTCGGGTTGAAGGAGATTCCGCCCGAATTACGCGTCGGCGGCGAAGAAATCAACAAGTTTGAGACGGACGTACGATTGATTTCCGAGTCTGATGTTCGGGCTGATCTTCACATGCATACGACATGGAGCGACGGGGCTTACACGATCGAAGAGATGGCCGAGGCCGCGCGGCAGCTCGGTTACGAATACATTGCGATAACGGATCATTCGAAATCGCTCGTCGTCGCTAAAGGGTTGGATGAAGAAAAACTGGCGCGGCAGCGGGAAGAAATTTGCCGGTTAAATGAGAAATATGATGATTTTACGCTATTTTCCGGCACGGAGATGGATATTTTACCGAACGGGCGTCTCGATTTTGAAGACGAAGTGTTGGCGAAACTCGATTTCGTCATCGCCTCGATTCATTCTTCGTTTTCGCAAAGCCGTAAGCAAATTATGGAACGCTTGAAAACCGCGATTTACAATCCGCATGTTGATTTGGTTGCCCACCCGACCGGACGGCTCATCGGGCGCCGGAAAGGGTATGACGTCGATGTGGCGCAGTTGATCGAATGGGCGCGAGAGACGGACACGGCCCTTGAATTGAATGCGAACCCGAACCGTTTCGACTTGGCGGCGAATTGGCTGCGGCTGGCTCAAGAAGCCGGTGTGAGGCTTTCAGTCAATACAGACGCCCATTACAAAGAAAACCTGACTTACATGAAGGTCGGCATTTCCTTTGCGAAAAAAGGCTGGATTCGGCCGGAGACCGTCATCAATACGTATACAAAGCAGCAATTCCTCGCTTTTTTGAATCGAAATCGAGGGGAACCTCGTAGTAGTTGA
- a CDS encoding endonuclease MutS2, whose amino-acid sequence MERAMRVLEFNKMIDRLKRHAASSLGLEKIEQLKPSTDFEQVKQWLDETDEGAKVLRLKGSVPFGGIHDIRASLKRSLIGGHLNAAELLDIAETIYGGRRLKAFIEKMVEDDVKLPLLHGIVSQFNPAGELEQSIKACIDEFGEIVDSASSALQRVRREIRSSEGKVREKLEQLTRSSNTRKMLSDAVITIRNDRYVIPVKQEYRGSFGGMVHDQSSSGATLFIEPASVVEINNRLQEAKMKEAREIEKILGELSAETAQYADDLLANVERLQHLEFIFAKAHYSRELRASKPKMNLDGIISFTKARHPLIAEDEVVPIDIMLGGDYTSLIITGPNTGGKTVTLKTVGLLTLMAQSGLHIPAEDGSSAALFQSVFADIGDEQSIEQNLSTFSSHMTNIVDILKNIDRHSLVLFDELGAGTDPQEGAALAISILDHVHAIGAKVIATTHYSELKAYAYEREGVLNASVEFDVETLRPTYRLLIGVPGRSNAFEISRRLGMRESMIDDAKRQIASDSNKVDRMIASLEENKKQAEQDRAAAQSLLRETEQLQQELQRKIAALENEKRKVLEDAERRAKEAVSEAKVRAEAIIEELREAAKREGGAVKEHEWIAARKRLEEAAPQLSGERPARPAERGGEAQRKFAAGDEVKVISLGQKGHIVEQLDDDEYLVQLGILKMNVNADDLRKVKAEKPKYSEAVTTVRSSDSHVKTELDLRGKRYEEAMHEVEKYLDDALLAGYHQVSIIHGKGTGALRKGVTKWLQNHPNVKSTRMGAAGEGGSGVTVAQLK is encoded by the coding sequence GTGGAACGGGCGATGAGAGTACTTGAATTCAATAAAATGATTGACCGGTTGAAGCGTCACGCGGCGTCTTCGCTCGGTCTCGAAAAAATTGAACAACTCAAGCCTTCAACCGATTTCGAACAGGTGAAACAGTGGCTCGATGAGACGGACGAAGGGGCAAAAGTGCTCCGATTGAAAGGAAGTGTGCCGTTCGGAGGCATTCACGATATCCGGGCGTCGTTGAAACGATCGCTCATCGGCGGGCATTTAAATGCCGCCGAATTGCTGGATATTGCCGAAACGATCTACGGAGGGCGGCGCTTGAAAGCGTTTATCGAAAAAATGGTCGAGGATGACGTCAAATTGCCTCTTTTGCACGGCATCGTTTCGCAATTTAATCCGGCCGGAGAGCTCGAACAGTCGATCAAAGCATGCATCGATGAATTCGGAGAGATTGTCGATTCGGCAAGCTCCGCTTTGCAACGGGTTCGCCGCGAAATTCGGAGCAGCGAAGGAAAAGTGCGCGAGAAACTGGAACAGCTCACGCGTTCCAGCAATACTCGAAAAATGCTCTCGGACGCGGTGATCACCATTCGCAACGACCGTTACGTCATTCCGGTGAAGCAAGAATACCGCGGCAGCTTCGGCGGCATGGTGCACGACCAGTCTTCTTCCGGCGCGACGCTTTTCATTGAGCCGGCTTCGGTCGTGGAAATCAACAACCGCTTGCAAGAAGCGAAAATGAAAGAAGCACGGGAAATTGAAAAAATTCTCGGGGAGTTGAGCGCTGAAACGGCTCAATATGCGGACGATTTGCTCGCCAATGTTGAACGGCTGCAGCATCTGGAATTTATTTTTGCAAAGGCGCATTATTCACGGGAATTGCGAGCCTCGAAACCGAAAATGAACTTGGACGGCATCATCTCGTTCACGAAAGCGCGGCACCCGCTCATTGCTGAGGACGAAGTTGTACCGATCGACATAATGCTCGGAGGCGACTACACGTCGCTGATTATTACCGGACCGAACACGGGCGGCAAAACGGTAACGTTGAAAACCGTCGGTTTGCTTACGTTAATGGCGCAATCCGGGCTCCACATTCCGGCGGAAGACGGCTCATCGGCCGCATTGTTCCAGTCTGTGTTTGCCGACATCGGCGATGAGCAATCGATCGAGCAAAACTTAAGCACGTTTTCGTCGCATATGACGAACATTGTCGATATTTTGAAAAACATCGATCGTCACAGTCTCGTGTTGTTTGACGAGCTTGGCGCAGGGACCGATCCGCAAGAGGGCGCGGCACTGGCGATCTCCATTTTGGATCATGTTCACGCTATCGGCGCCAAGGTTATTGCAACGACGCACTATAGTGAGCTCAAGGCTTATGCGTATGAACGAGAAGGCGTACTGAACGCAAGTGTCGAATTTGATGTCGAGACGTTGAGACCGACGTACCGGTTGCTGATTGGCGTTCCGGGCCGAAGCAACGCATTCGAAATTTCGCGAAGGCTCGGCATGAGAGAAAGCATGATCGATGACGCAAAGCGGCAAATCGCGAGTGATTCGAACAAGGTCGACCGGATGATCGCGTCGCTCGAAGAGAATAAGAAACAAGCGGAACAGGACCGAGCGGCGGCGCAAAGCTTGTTGCGGGAAACAGAACAATTGCAGCAAGAGTTGCAGAGGAAGATTGCGGCGCTGGAGAATGAGAAGCGGAAAGTGCTCGAGGATGCCGAACGGCGCGCGAAGGAAGCGGTGTCAGAAGCGAAAGTTCGCGCGGAGGCGATTATCGAGGAGCTGCGCGAAGCGGCGAAGCGGGAAGGCGGCGCCGTGAAGGAGCACGAATGGATCGCAGCGCGGAAGCGGCTCGAGGAGGCGGCGCCGCAGTTGAGCGGGGAGCGGCCGGCTCGGCCGGCCGAGCGCGGAGGCGAGGCGCAACGGAAATTTGCCGCAGGTGATGAAGTGAAGGTGATCAGCCTAGGGCAGAAAGGGCATATCGTCGAGCAATTGGACGATGATGAATACCTTGTGCAGCTCGGGATCTTGAAGATGAATGTAAATGCGGATGATTTGCGGAAGGTGAAGGCGGAGAAGCCAAAGTACAGCGAGGCCGTGACGACGGTGCGGAGCAGCGATTCACACGTGAAAACGGAGCTGGATTTGCGCGGGAAACGGTATGAGGAAGCGATGCACGAAGTGGAGAAGTATTTGGACGATGCGCTGCTTGCCGGCTACCATCAAGTGTCCATCATACACGGCAAAGGGACGGGCGCATTGCGAAAAGGCGTGACGAAGTGGCTGCAAAACCATCCGAACGTGAAAAGTACGAGGATGGGGGCCGCGGGGGAAGGTGGAAGCGGGGTCACCGTCGCGCAATTAAAATAA
- a CDS encoding DUF350 domain-containing protein, giving the protein MDHFWENPYIRDAADYSVVILCLVVFLAIFELLTRYRNWYEIKRGNLSVAMATGGKIFGIANIFRFSILNNDDVLTMVGWGAFGFALLLIGYFIFEFLTPTFRIDDEIAADNRAVGFTAMMISIGLSYVIGTGIG; this is encoded by the coding sequence ATGGATCATTTCTGGGAGAATCCTTACATTCGTGATGCGGCCGACTACAGCGTAGTGATTTTATGCCTGGTCGTTTTTCTCGCGATTTTCGAGCTGTTGACCCGTTATCGCAATTGGTACGAAATCAAACGAGGCAACTTGTCTGTTGCAATGGCTACGGGCGGAAAAATTTTTGGGATCGCCAACATTTTTCGGTTTTCGATTTTGAACAATGACGACGTGTTGACGATGGTAGGCTGGGGCGCGTTTGGTTTTGCCTTGTTGTTGATCGGCTATTTCATATTTGAGTTTCTTACCCCGACGTTTCGAATCGACGATGAGATCGCAGCCGACAACCGGGCAGTCGGTTTTACGGCGATGATGATTTCGATCGGCCTTTCCTACGTCATCGGCACGGGGATCGGCTAG
- a CDS encoding AMP-binding protein encodes MANGDRKPWLKLYPEEIPARLDYEERPLFHFLQQAAIKHPDKTAVDFLGKELSYAELYESAVKVAHFFHSLGIQKGERVSVMLPNCPQGVISYYGVLLAGGIVVQTNPLYTERELHHQLADSEARFIICLDLVYPKVLKVMSSLKLEHVIVTGIQDFLPFPKNVLYPLVQRKQKKSLLVDVNYRHPFVHSFPSILEHTEAIQPEIDVDPKEDLALLQYTGGTTGPAKGVMLTHYNLVANTMQCRAWMYKMKYGEERVLGILPFFHVYGMTTVMNLSVMYAAEMIILPRFDVKQTLKTIEKKHPTLFPGAPTMYIGLLHHPDIEKYDLSSINACISGSAPLPAEVQKQFQEKTNGRLVEGYGLSEASPVTHANLIWNDRKTGSIGLPFPDTDAACLSLETGEIAGVNEVGELMVKGPQVMKGYWRRPDETAAVFKDEWLLTGDVGYMDEDGYFYIIDRKKDMIIAGGFNIYPREVEEVLYEHEAVQEVVVVGVPDAYRGETVKAYVVLKKGKTCGEKELDDHCRQSLAAFKVPHLYEFRDELPKTTVGKILRRTLLEEEKKKAQAAAGESQSN; translated from the coding sequence ATGGCAAATGGTGATCGAAAGCCGTGGTTGAAACTGTATCCCGAAGAAATTCCGGCCCGCCTCGATTATGAAGAACGTCCATTGTTTCATTTTCTGCAACAAGCAGCGATCAAGCATCCCGACAAGACGGCGGTGGATTTCCTCGGAAAAGAACTGAGTTACGCCGAGTTGTACGAAAGTGCGGTGAAAGTCGCCCATTTCTTTCATTCGCTCGGCATTCAAAAAGGCGAACGGGTTTCCGTCATGCTGCCGAATTGTCCACAAGGTGTCATCAGCTATTATGGAGTTCTGTTGGCAGGCGGCATTGTCGTGCAAACGAATCCGTTGTACACCGAACGCGAATTGCACCATCAACTTGCCGATTCAGAAGCGAGGTTTATCATTTGTCTTGATTTGGTCTATCCGAAAGTCTTGAAAGTGATGTCGTCACTGAAACTTGAACATGTCATCGTCACCGGCATACAAGATTTTCTTCCTTTTCCGAAAAACGTGCTGTATCCGCTCGTGCAAAGAAAACAAAAGAAAAGTTTGCTCGTCGACGTAAATTATCGTCATCCGTTCGTCCATTCTTTCCCTTCCATTCTTGAACATACGGAAGCGATCCAACCGGAAATCGACGTCGACCCGAAAGAAGACCTTGCTTTGCTGCAATATACGGGAGGAACGACGGGGCCGGCGAAAGGTGTTATGTTGACGCATTACAATCTTGTCGCCAATACGATGCAATGCCGGGCGTGGATGTACAAAATGAAATACGGGGAAGAACGGGTGCTTGGAATTTTACCATTTTTTCACGTTTACGGCATGACGACAGTAATGAATTTGTCGGTCATGTACGCTGCGGAAATGATTATTTTGCCAAGGTTCGATGTGAAACAAACGTTGAAAACGATCGAGAAAAAACATCCGACATTGTTTCCCGGTGCACCGACGATGTATATCGGACTGTTGCATCATCCTGACATCGAAAAGTATGATTTGTCTTCCATTAACGCTTGCATCAGCGGCTCTGCTCCGCTTCCGGCCGAGGTGCAAAAACAGTTTCAAGAGAAAACGAACGGTAGGCTTGTCGAAGGCTACGGGTTGTCGGAAGCTTCTCCCGTGACGCATGCGAATTTGATTTGGAACGATCGGAAAACCGGGAGCATCGGGTTGCCGTTTCCTGACACGGATGCCGCCTGTCTATCGTTGGAGACCGGTGAGATCGCCGGCGTCAACGAAGTCGGTGAACTGATGGTGAAAGGCCCCCAAGTGATGAAAGGGTATTGGAGGCGTCCGGATGAGACGGCGGCCGTCTTTAAAGACGAATGGTTGTTGACCGGGGATGTCGGGTACATGGACGAGGATGGGTATTTTTATATCATCGACAGGAAAAAGGACATGATCATCGCAGGAGGGTTCAATATTTATCCTCGTGAGGTTGAGGAAGTTCTATACGAGCACGAGGCGGTTCAGGAGGTCGTCGTTGTCGGAGTTCCGGACGCTTATCGTGGGGAAACGGTTAAGGCTTACGTGGTGCTGAAGAAAGGGAAAACATGCGGGGAAAAAGAGTTGGATGACCATTGCCGCCAATCGCTTGCTGCTTTCAAAGTGCCGCACCTGTATGAATTTCGCGACGAGCTGCCGAAGACGACTGTCGGAAAGATATTGCGACGGACGTTGTTGGAGGAAGAGAAGAAAAAAGCGCAGGCTGCCGCAGGGGAATCGCAATCGAATTAA
- a CDS encoding TetR/AcrR family transcriptional regulator produces MTKRNQPKYGKIIDAAVVVIAEHGFERAQISKIAKQAGVADGTIYLYFKNKEDLLLSLFREKMGQFIESIENEIAGKTRVRDRLFTLIDMHFRQLAADYSLAIVTQLELRQSNKGLRAKIGEVLKRYLKLIDDILVEGMDQGVFDADLDVRLARQMIFGTLDETVTNWVLNEGKYDLAALSADVNRLLIRGLSGGNC; encoded by the coding sequence ATGACGAAACGAAATCAACCGAAATATGGGAAAATCATCGACGCCGCAGTGGTAGTCATCGCTGAGCACGGATTTGAACGTGCGCAAATCTCGAAAATTGCCAAGCAAGCCGGGGTCGCGGACGGCACGATCTACTTATATTTTAAAAACAAGGAAGATTTGCTGCTTTCCTTGTTCCGTGAAAAAATGGGGCAATTCATTGAAAGCATTGAAAATGAAATCGCCGGCAAAACGCGAGTCCGGGATCGATTGTTTACGCTGATTGACATGCATTTTCGGCAATTGGCCGCGGACTATTCGCTTGCGATTGTCACGCAGCTTGAATTGCGCCAGTCGAATAAAGGTTTGCGAGCCAAAATAGGGGAAGTTCTCAAGAGGTATTTGAAGCTTATTGATGATATACTGGTGGAGGGGATGGACCAGGGCGTGTTCGATGCCGATTTGGATGTGCGTCTGGCGAGACAGATGATTTTTGGAACTTTGGATGAAACCGTTACCAATTGGGTATTGAACGAAGGAAAGTACGATCTGGCGGCTCTTTCTGCCGATGTGAATCGGCTGTTGATTCGCGGGTTGAGCGGCGGCAATTGCTGA